A single region of the Syngnathus acus chromosome 6, fSynAcu1.2, whole genome shotgun sequence genome encodes:
- the si:dkey-42p14.3 gene encoding EF-hand calcium-binding domain-containing protein 10, with the protein MATEREKEASAYLEKHKIFDLMKNLTSMLFFYRPDDPKEFLIEKLKQLKEARDNGQEAPSLLSPSNLDAVFGLVDPANQRHVTFTQYKQALISLGMKDINECPDGVNEDKISYDTFITEGMISLQKGSSTYKQP; encoded by the exons ATGGCGACCGAACGGGAGAAAGAAGCTTCTGCTTAcctggaaaaacacaaaatcttCGACCTCATGAAAAACCTCACCAGCatgctctttttttacagACCAG atgatcCCAAAGAGTTTCTCATTGAGAAACTGAAACAACTAAAAGAAGCTCGAGATAACGGCCAAGAAGCGCCCAGTCTCCTCAGCCCTTCCAACCTGGATGCAGTGTTTGGTCTAGTGGACCCAGCCAATCAAAGACATGTCACGTTTACACAATACAAACAGG CTCTGATCTCACTGGGCATGAAAGACATCAATGAATGTCCTGATGGTGTAAACGAAGACAAAATATCCTATGATACTTTCATAACAGAAGG gatgATAAGCTTGCAGAAAGGCTCATCGACATACAAACAACcctaa